One Primulina huaijiensis chloroplast, complete genome genomic window, CGCATTCATCATACTTAGCAGTTCCAGCTCCGTATCAAGGTCACGATCGATATCGTCACTAGCATCAATATCGTCACTAGCATCAATATCGTCACTATCATCAATATCGATATCATCAATAAGAAAACCTTTAGGCTTGTTATCCAGGACCTTGTTCAGAAATACCGTAATGAAAGGAACATAGGAGTTTGTCGCTAGGTATTTGACCAAATAGGATCGTCCAGTTCCTATAGAACCTATCACTAAAATCCCCCTAGAGGGGGATAAGGCTAAGCGGAGCGAAAAGGGTTTTCCATGAGATGGGAAATGCAAAGTACTAGTCCCGCACGAAGTTTGTGAATAAGTGATTGTCTGATAATGAGCCAGGAATGCCCGTCTTTCTGCTAAACAGGATGTATTGAACTCATAATTCAATAGATACTTTTTATGAATGTCAACTAAGTATCGTAAGTAAATTGCTCCCGGTTGTTCAATCATTTGATAACCAGAGTCATTCTTTGATAAATGATCACTATGAGTCAGACTCAATAGAATTTGATCAATCCCTTTTTCTGCCGTTAAGGCGGAGAACTGAACCAAGAATTCTCTTTCTTCATCATCAATCGAATCACTGTTCGCGACCCAGGATTCTATTTTATCATCAATCCAATCCCCGTTCACGTTTTTTCTTTTTCTTATCAATGAATAGATCTCTTTACTTGTATGACTTAGATGTCTCGTATTTCTCGAAAAAGTGATTCGATTGATGGGATTTGGTATGAGATCGATGATATCGATGAGATTGATATTCAAATATTTCTTCTTAGAACGTATCGATTTGACCCCATAAGCGGGACCAAGCATGTTGCCACCAGAAGCCCGTATTTCTTCTAGAGAATCTCCTAATTCTTCCAGAGCAACTAGAAAGAGATTCTTTAACCAGAAAGAATTCGGTTCAGATGTAGGATACCTATACAGAAGTTTTCGCAACTCAATCATAGATGATGGAATCATCAAAGATTTGACCTTTTCGAACTCTGTCTGTAACTCACTAGAGGCCCGGGCAACAAAGATAAGATATGTACGAACGAGATATCCAGCAACAAGAAGAAGGAAAAGGATTGAATAGAGGAACTCCCAAACATTTGGCGATCTCAGATGTGTCGATATCAATGGTGACTCATTATTTCGATGAATCATTTCTTCGGACAGAAGAAGATTATGGAAACACTTACTCGAAATCTCACTTATCAGATTCCATTGTGGAAGACACCATTTTTTCTGAAGAATTCGCCATGATATACCTGATCCATGCATAATATCATGAAAAATGGATACAAATTTTTGACTGCTACTTAGTATCGGCAACAGGTCTGAAAAAGTATCTAAAAATATAAAATTTAGATATTTGTACCCTGTCGAAGTAAGGAACCATGGCATATATGTTTGGAATAGATTCCATTTTGAGAGAGTTGAAAAAGCACTATCTCGTTGAAAGGTTCTATACATCTGCCCTTTCTCAACGCATTTCTTTAGACAAAGACTCTGTTTTTTCCTCTTTTCGGATGGTAAATATTTCTCAGAACATGGAGTATGAATCAAACCCATGTTTGAATTGAGATACTGATGCAAGTTCTTCCCTTCTGAATCAGATAGATTCATATCTGAAAGAGGTTGACAATAAGTTCTTTCAAAATTTACTATTTGTCCCTCTGTTAGAGGTGTTCCAGAAATGTCTGCGATCGAGTAAATAGTTCTACGAACGAATGGATCGTATCGACTTGGAAAATGGAAAGATTTGTACAAATTATACGTTTCGTCACCACTTTGTGGAAAATCGTTAGGTATTAATATGTTAGATACCTGTGACTCGATTGGTGAAATAGTATCTCTCCCCCCAAAAACATGTTCTTTTTTACCGACGCACAAAGAAAATATTTTGTTGCGAATGAACAAGATATTGAGGAATTGTCCATACGTAAAATCATAATTATTGATACGGGCCTTTTCCACAGAAAAGGGGAATCTTGTGTTAGAATAGAAGCAGAAGTGATGTGGATTATTCAAGAATCGAAGTCGATTTGCTTTATAAAAAGAAGATATCAATGAACTTCTATGAAATGGTTTCACGGGATTCAGCCAATTGTCTTGATTGTGGAATATCATTGAGAAATAGGAATCCGCGTTAGCAAAGGATTTCCTGCGATTATTTCTAGTATGGAATGAGTCAATCATGCACTTTGGTATCTTATTGAATAAAAAGGGTGATATTGTTCCTCCATTGATCAAGAATTTCGATTTTCGGGAAGTATCATGATCATCCAATAAGAAGGGTTTCCATTTTTTCAAATGAACAATTTGAAGACCTATTGATTCTAACAACTGATTGCAGAGTTGATCATTCGGACCTTTCAATTCATAGATGTAGATCTCGGACCTATGAATGGGGATATTCCCCAAACTCACACAGAAAAAAGGAAGTGGGTTAGACAAAAAGAAAAGCCACTTGGACAAAAAAAGAAGTGACTTGGACAAAAAGAAACGAAGTGGCTTAGACAAATCTTTTTTGTCGATAACCTCAGACCAATCAATCGAATATTGATTAATACGTAATCGATCGAACACTATTTGAAAACGGCTCTTCTGCTCAGAAACGAAATGTTCCAAATCTTCCTGGAAATTCTTGCTCCCATTGGACCATTTGTATCTATATGCATCAGGATCCCCATTCATGGATCTCTCGGTTCGCGAAATCAAGATAAGAGGATCGAACCATTTCTTCTGACTCTTTTTCAAATTCGATAAAGGTTGGTTGATCGTATATTTCATTATAGTTCTATGATTCAGAGTATCCTTTCCTATTTGATCCCTTTGAATTCCATATTCGAAGTTGCGATCGGATCTATTCATTAAAAAGACTCGATTCAATATATTTCTTATGTACCCATAGGTACTATATTGGATTTGAATCAGATTTCGGATCAATCTATATTGATTGACTGCCTCCATTATGTTGTTGCTAGCAAATACCACCATTTTTGGTTTTGGATCTTTCAAATCATTCCCGCAGGAGATCCGGACCCATCTTTTTCTGATCCTTCGAGAAAAAGATTCATTCTCTTCATAAAAAATAGGAGGTAGAACCAATAAAGATTTCTTTTTCGATTCATCCCTGGCCTCATTCAAGAATTGTTTTTGATCCAATCCGTAGGAATCAATAGAAAAAGCAAATCCCTTATGATACACCAGATCCGGCTCGGTTATTGATAGAGTGAATAGATCTGCCATTTCTTGAAATCTCTCTTCTGATTCAAAATCGCGGTGTAACGTGTATCCTCCCCTGTTCCGGTCATGGAATAGATGAAATAAATAAAAAAATGGATTTTTGTTCAAGAATGAAATCTTATTGGAACTGTCCATATCCGGTTCATCCTTCAGAACCCTATCACACCCCGGATCTGATGAAATAGGATGAATTGAGACAGTATTTTGTAAATACGTAATTATCTTGAATATATTAACCAGTTCTTTCTTTTCCAATCGCCTGGAAGGGACAAAAGAAGGATCTTGTTGTTTCTTCAACAATTTATGATCTCTAGTGGATCTCTCAGTAGGATTCGAACCCAGATGAAGTTCTGACCATCTATCAGAGAAAAAAGAGCGAACGGATCTTGTAGGATTCCCAAGAAATTCTTCGATTTCTTCCGGAAGCAGATGATTAATCATCTGCTTCTCACGTTCCGTGAATAGCCGGGACATTGAGGAATATCCAGAAAGGCATTTCGGGAATCGGTCTGATTCTATCTCTGTTCCTTCCGTTTGAAGAAAGGAAGGATCCCAAAGAATCGATCTTTCTTTTAGTTGTTGAATCTCTCTTTGATTGATCAATGTGTGATATTCCGAATCCTCATTACTAATGGAATCCAAATGATCTCTGGATTGATCAGAAGATCCTTTCGGTTGGCTAGAATCCGTTACTTGAACGAAACTAGATCTTGTGGAATCATATTGAATATTTGACGATACATTCCGTACCTTTCTAAAAAACCGATCCTTGTTTACCAACCACACATTGTCTAACCAAATCAAATTCTCTCTCGATACGTTCCTCAAAAAATCCGATTCGTGCGGATTCTTCCCCCAACTAACGAAGGGATTTTGGCGGAATTTCCACATATGAAATTGAGCACAATTTTGCAAAGAAAGAGCCCACTTGTTTCTCGAGAAGAGATGGGAAACATGCTCATTTGATTGAATAGTTGACCCAGCCCTTTGTTGTTTGAAGAAACCCTCCACTTCAATTGGTATTTTTTCACGAAAAGCAGACATGAGATAAGAAATCCAGTGTTTCACTAAGATTTCGAATAGCGGTCCCGAATTCAAGTTGATTCTATTTCGCCTCTTCCTCAGAGAAAGACGATCAAACAATTCCCAATCATGGTCCTTGCGGATGGGATCATCCATATAATATACAAAAATAAACTCCAGATATTTGATATCTTTCTCTTTGAATAAGATCTCAATTCCAGCGATGGTTTCATTAGATATCTTACAACTAGAATCCCTCTTTTTTCCGATCCAGTTCCTCCACCACCGCGAACCCCAGTTAGATTCAGGCATGCTACACTTTTTAGTTATTGGGAGAACCCAAGTACTCTCTTTCGGATTCAGGAAACAACTCTCAGAGATCTTTTTTCCTTTTGGAAGATACAGGAGCGAAACAATCAACCTATTGATATTGGAAGACCCAACCGATTCTTCCAATGTATCATTTCTGGGTCCAATGGAATTCATAGGTATAGGAAGAAGCCCCCTCAAATAGAGATTCTTTCTTTCGACCATATTTCGATTGTTAATACGATATATAAGGACCGCTACTACAAAGAGTATTACACCCTTGATCGTGAAATATCGATTGCTTGTTGAACCCTGCGAATTGCGTGAAAGTAGGATACTCAAAATTCGGGGGTCAAAGAGTTTTAGAAAACGTTCTTGGTGGAAAAAAATGTGAATGAAAGACCCCACTGAATTGAATTGGGTCCATGAATCTAAGAAATAGTGAGAATTCTTGATCTCTCTCAATATCTCTCTCAATT contains:
- the ycf2 gene encoding hypothetical chloroplast RF21, coding for MKGHQFKSWIFELREILREIKNSHYFLDSWTQFNSVGSFIHIFFHQERFLKLFDPRILSILLSRNSQGSTSNRYFTIKGVILFVVAVLIYRINNRNMVERKNLYLRGLLPIPMNSIGPRNDTLEESVGSSNINRLIVSLLYLPKGKKISESCFLNPKESTWVLPITKKCSMPESNWGSRWWRNWIGKKRDSSCKISNETIAGIEILFKEKDIKYLEFIFVYYMDDPIRKDHDWELFDRLSLRKRRNRINLNSGPLFEILVKHWISYLMSAFREKIPIEVEGFFKQQRAGSTIQSNEHVSHLFSRNKWALSLQNCAQFHMWKFRQNPFVSWGKNPHESDFLRNVSRENLIWLDNVWLVNKDRFFRKVRNVSSNIQYDSTRSSFVQVTDSSQPKGSSDQSRDHLDSISNEDSEYHTLINQREIQQLKERSILWDPSFLQTEGTEIESDRFPKCLSGYSSMSRLFTEREKQMINHLLPEEIEEFLGNPTRSVRSFFSDRWSELHLGSNPTERSTRDHKLLKKQQDPSFVPSRRLEKKELVNIFKIITYLQNTVSIHPISSDPGCDRVLKDEPDMDSSNKISFLNKNPFFYLFHLFHDRNRGGYTLHRDFESEERFQEMADLFTLSITEPDLVYHKGFAFSIDSYGLDQKQFLNEARDESKKKSLLVLPPIFYEENESFSRRIRKRWVRISCGNDLKDPKPKMVVFASNNIMEAVNQYRLIRNLIQIQYSTYGYIRNILNRVFLMNRSDRNFEYGIQRDQIGKDTLNHRTIMKYTINQPLSNLKKSQKKWFDPLILISRTERSMNGDPDAYRYKWSNGSKNFQEDLEHFVSEQKSRFQIVFDRLRINQYSIDWSEVIDKKDLSKPLRFFLSKSLLFLSKWLFFLSNPLPFFCVSLGNIPIHRSEIYIYELKGPNDQLCNQLLESIGLQIVHLKKWKPFLLDDHDTSRKSKFLINGGTISPFLFNKIPKCMIDSFHTRNNRRKSFANADSYFSMIFHNQDNWLNPVKPFHRSSLISSFYKANRLRFLNNPHHFCFYSNTRFPFSVEKARINNYDFTYGQFLNILFIRNKIFSLCVGKKEHVFGGRDTISPIESQVSNILIPNDFPQSGDETYNLYKSFHFPSRYDPFVRRTIYSIADISGTPLTEGQIVNFERTYCQPLSDMNLSDSEGKNLHQYLNSNMGLIHTPCSEKYLPSEKRKKQSLCLKKCVEKGQMYRTFQRDSAFSTLSKWNLFQTYMPWFLTSTGYKYLNFIFLDTFSDLLPILSSSQKFVSIFHDIMHGSGISWRILQKKWCLPQWNLISEISSKCFHNLLLSEEMIHRNNESPLISTHLRSPNVWEFLYSILFLLLVAGYLVRTYLIFVARASSELQTEFEKVKSLMIPSSMIELRKLLYRYPTSEPNSFWLKNLFLVALEELGDSLEEIRASGGNMLGPAYGVKSIRSKKKYLNINLIDIIDLIPNPINRITFSRNTRHLSHTSKEIYSLIRKRKNVNGDWIDDKIESWVANSDSIDDEEREFLVQFSALTAEKGIDQILLSLTHSDHLSKNDSGYQMIEQPGAIYLRYLVDIHKKYLLNYEFNTSCLAERRAFLAHYQTITYSQTSCGTSTLHFPSHGKPFSLRLALSPSRGILVIGSIGTGRSYLVKYLATNSYVPFITVFLNKVLDNKPKGFLIDDIDIDDSDDIDASDDIDASDDIDRDLDTELELLSMMNALTMDMMPEIDRSYITLQFELAKAMSPCIIWIPNIHDLDVNESNYLSLGLLVNHLSERCSNRNILVIASTHIPQKVDPALIAPNKLNTCIKIRRLLISQQRKHFFTLSYTRGFHLEKRMFHTNGFGSITMGSNARDLVALTNEALSISITQKKSILDTNTIRSALHRQTWDLRSQVRSVQDHGILFYQIGRVVAQNVLLSNCPIDPISIYMKKKSCNEGDSYLYKWYFELGTSMKKLTILLYLLSCSAGSVAQDLWSLPGPDEKNGITSYGLVENDSDLVHGLLEVEGALVGSSRTEKDCSSFDNDRVTLLLRPEPRNPLDMMQNGSCSIFDQRFLYEKYESEFEEGEGEGALDPQQIEEDLFNHIVWAPRIWRPWGFLFDCIERPNELGFPYWSRSFRGKRIIYNEEDELQENDSDFLQSGTMQYQTRDRSSKEQGLFRISQFIWDPADPLFFLFKDQPPDSVFSHRELFADEEMSKGLLTAQTDPPTSIYKRWFIKNTQEKHFELLINRQRWLRTNSSLSNGSFRSNTLSESYQYLSTLFLSNGTLLDQMTKTLLRKRWLFPDEMKIVFM